A single region of the Thermodesulfatator indicus DSM 15286 genome encodes:
- the polA gene encoding DNA polymerase I: MAQKSLFPKKLPFKDDKDPIFVIDGSSFVYRAYYAIRGHLSNRKGLPTKAVFGFTQMLLKLLREMNPEYVVVCFDAKGPTFRHEMYKEYKANRPPMPDDLSVQIPYIKEVTRAFGVPILEIEGFEADDLIAAIATRMERPIVIVGGDKDLFPLISEKVVMWDPMKDELIDESWIKKRFGIEPKKLLDVRALAGDSIDNVPGVPGIGEKTALRLIKEYGSLEEVLNHAEEIKQKRLRENLIKHAGDALISKKLVELEAKAPIPLEPDFYRKRPLNALKLRELFLELEFKKLLKELPATKTLSYDQYELVLDPDKVKEIVEKAKGAEVVAIDLESDTKDPMRGKIVGVSLCFNPPKAYYFPFRHEGLEAQKQLPWEAFTHLASLIEDPSVKKIGHNIKYDLIILARYGVTLKGLEGDTMLASYLLDPTRRTHGLDELAEEVLGHTMISYKEVTKELAKGESFARVPLEKAKVYACEDAHVTYLLYQYFWPKLKEESLWKVFTEIDRPLIEVLAHMEMVGIKIDTAYLRGLSREMAEKLKELEEKIYTLAGEKFNINSSKQLGQILFEKLKLPTVKKTPKKTAYSTDNEVLEELSAVHELPRLILEYRTLAKLKSTYVDALPKMVNPETGRLHTSFNQTVTATGRLSSSDPNLQNIPVRGEEGLKIRQAFVPEEGFLFLSADYSQIDLRVLAHYSGDETLIKAFWQGEDIHRRTAAEIFGIPPEEVTPEMRRMAKTINFGIVYGMSPYGLAKELKIGRREAKAFIERYFERYPGVKRYMEQIVAEAREKGYVETLFGRKRPLPDINSPNRTAREFAERTAINTPIQGTAADIIKLAMIKIHRIFKEKGFGTRMLLQVHDELLFEVPEKEIEEIQPIVRQIMEGVVELKVPLKVNLAIGKNWAEAKA; encoded by the coding sequence ATGGCTCAAAAAAGTTTGTTTCCTAAAAAATTACCATTTAAAGATGATAAAGACCCCATCTTCGTTATTGACGGGAGTTCTTTTGTTTACCGGGCTTACTATGCCATAAGAGGGCATCTATCAAACCGCAAAGGGCTCCCAACCAAGGCGGTCTTTGGGTTTACCCAGATGCTTTTAAAGCTTTTGCGTGAGATGAACCCTGAGTATGTGGTGGTGTGCTTTGACGCCAAAGGGCCTACTTTTCGCCACGAGATGTACAAAGAATACAAAGCCAACCGCCCACCCATGCCAGATGATCTTTCCGTCCAGATTCCCTATATCAAAGAGGTAACCAGGGCCTTTGGAGTCCCTATTCTTGAAATAGAAGGCTTTGAAGCTGACGATCTCATCGCCGCTATTGCCACTCGTATGGAAAGACCAATTGTCATCGTTGGTGGAGATAAAGATTTGTTCCCCCTTATTTCAGAGAAAGTTGTCATGTGGGACCCCATGAAAGACGAACTGATTGACGAAAGCTGGATAAAGAAACGTTTTGGCATTGAACCTAAAAAGCTCCTTGATGTAAGGGCCCTTGCCGGCGATAGCATTGATAACGTGCCAGGGGTTCCGGGTATTGGTGAAAAAACGGCCCTAAGGCTCATAAAAGAATACGGTTCCCTTGAAGAAGTCCTTAACCATGCCGAAGAAATAAAACAAAAGCGCTTGCGTGAAAACCTCATCAAACACGCCGGAGACGCCCTTATTTCCAAAAAACTGGTTGAGCTTGAGGCCAAAGCCCCAATCCCCCTTGAGCCTGATTTTTACCGCAAACGGCCATTAAATGCCCTAAAACTAAGGGAACTCTTCCTTGAGCTTGAATTTAAAAAGCTCTTAAAGGAACTTCCAGCTACTAAAACCCTTTCGTATGACCAGTACGAGCTGGTTCTTGACCCGGATAAAGTAAAAGAAATTGTAGAAAAGGCCAAAGGGGCCGAAGTGGTGGCTATTGACCTTGAAAGTGATACGAAAGACCCCATGCGTGGGAAAATAGTAGGGGTCTCGCTTTGTTTTAACCCGCCCAAAGCCTATTATTTCCCTTTTAGACATGAAGGCCTTGAGGCCCAAAAGCAGCTTCCCTGGGAGGCCTTTACTCATCTGGCCAGCCTCATTGAAGACCCCTCAGTTAAAAAGATAGGCCACAATATCAAGTATGACTTGATTATTCTTGCTCGCTACGGCGTAACTTTAAAGGGCCTTGAAGGGGATACCATGCTGGCTTCGTATCTCCTTGATCCAACACGTCGTACCCACGGCCTTGATGAGCTGGCCGAAGAGGTCCTGGGGCATACCATGATTTCTTACAAGGAAGTGACTAAAGAACTGGCCAAAGGAGAGAGCTTTGCCAGGGTCCCTCTTGAAAAGGCAAAAGTTTACGCCTGTGAAGACGCCCACGTTACCTATCTGCTTTATCAATATTTCTGGCCCAAACTCAAAGAGGAAAGCCTCTGGAAGGTCTTTACGGAAATTGATCGACCTTTAATAGAAGTTTTGGCCCACATGGAAATGGTAGGTATTAAGATTGACACCGCCTATCTTAGAGGACTTTCGCGAGAAATGGCTGAAAAGTTAAAGGAGCTTGAAGAAAAAATTTACACCCTGGCTGGTGAAAAATTTAATATCAATTCCAGCAAACAACTGGGCCAGATTTTATTTGAAAAGCTAAAACTCCCTACGGTTAAAAAGACCCCAAAAAAAACGGCCTATTCAACGGATAACGAAGTATTAGAGGAACTTTCTGCGGTCCACGAACTTCCGCGTCTGATACTTGAGTATAGAACTCTGGCTAAACTCAAATCTACTTATGTTGATGCCCTCCCGAAGATGGTTAATCCTGAAACTGGTCGTCTTCATACTTCCTTTAACCAGACGGTTACGGCCACTGGAAGACTTTCAAGCAGTGACCCTAATCTTCAAAATATTCCTGTGCGTGGTGAAGAGGGGCTTAAGATTCGCCAGGCCTTTGTGCCGGAGGAGGGCTTTCTTTTTCTCTCAGCTGACTATTCTCAGATTGATCTGCGAGTTTTAGCCCATTACTCGGGAGATGAAACCTTGATTAAGGCCTTCTGGCAGGGGGAAGACATTCACCGGCGCACGGCTGCAGAAATTTTTGGTATCCCGCCAGAAGAAGTAACTCCTGAGATGCGGCGTATGGCCAAGACTATAAACTTTGGCATTGTTTACGGCATGAGTCCTTACGGTCTGGCGAAAGAACTCAAAATTGGCCGCCGTGAGGCCAAGGCCTTTATTGAGCGCTATTTTGAACGCTACCCAGGTGTGAAACGCTATATGGAACAAATCGTGGCTGAAGCCCGAGAAAAGGGCTACGTGGAGACCCTTTTCGGACGCAAAAGGCCTCTTCCTGACATCAATAGCCCTAATCGTACGGCGCGCGAGTTTGCCGAGCGCACGGCTATAAACACTCCTATTCAGGGGACAGCCGCTGATATTATCAAGCTCGCCATGATAAAAATTCACCGGATTTTTAAAGAAAAAGGCTTTGGGACAAGGATGCTTCTTCAGGTGCACGACGAACTTCTTTTTGAAGTGCCTGAAAAAGAGATTGAAGAAATCCAGCCAATTGTCCGACAAATCATGGAAGGAGTGGTTGAATTGAAGGTTCCTCTAAAAGTAAACCTGGCAATAGGGAAAAATTGGGCAGAGGCAAAGGCATGA
- the hemW gene encoding radical SAM family heme chaperone HemW codes for MGIEAALYVHIPFCRTKCPYCDFYSLPFPDPEKIPVKEFLHALKKEISLWQPLVETYEFVTFYVGGGTPSLIPPAFYQELFAFLKASLNFRPEEATIEVNPEGLTFEALSDYRKIFNRISIGAQSFTEKGLKALGRRHSVDDTQKAISLARKAGFSNLSLDMIYAWPGETLKELEHELELLFSFEPQHVSCYELTPEPDTPLWQAIKRKKITLLPEEQIIEFFWLIHDFLEDKGFEHYEISNYAKPGYQCKHNLFYWQARPYLGLGPGGASFLENKRFKNQENLVGYLEALRQEHFPPRDEETLDAEARFREAVILSLRLLKGISLSEFKRRFDFDVLDYYGEIIEKLVRNGLLILEKDRLRLSRKGLLLSNLVFRELV; via the coding sequence TTGGGGATAGAAGCTGCTCTTTACGTGCACATCCCCTTTTGCCGTACCAAATGCCCTTATTGTGATTTTTATTCCCTGCCCTTCCCTGATCCAGAAAAAATTCCAGTCAAAGAATTTCTTCACGCCCTGAAAAAAGAAATTAGTCTTTGGCAGCCGCTGGTTGAAACTTACGAATTTGTAACCTTTTACGTGGGTGGCGGCACACCTTCGCTTATCCCGCCTGCTTTTTATCAAGAACTTTTTGCGTTTTTAAAGGCCAGTTTAAACTTCAGGCCAGAAGAAGCCACTATAGAAGTAAACCCCGAGGGCTTAACTTTTGAGGCCTTATCAGACTACCGAAAAATCTTTAACCGTATAAGCATTGGCGCCCAAAGTTTTACGGAAAAAGGATTAAAGGCCCTTGGCCGCAGGCATTCGGTTGACGATACCCAAAAAGCCATTTCCCTTGCCAGAAAAGCAGGCTTTAGTAATCTTTCTCTGGACATGATTTATGCCTGGCCGGGCGAAACTTTAAAAGAGCTAGAACACGAATTGGAACTTTTATTTTCGTTTGAACCGCAACACGTATCCTGTTATGAACTGACCCCTGAACCAGACACCCCGCTATGGCAGGCTATAAAGCGGAAAAAGATTACCCTTTTGCCTGAAGAACAAATAATCGAATTTTTCTGGCTTATTCACGACTTTTTAGAAGATAAAGGTTTTGAGCATTACGAAATATCCAACTACGCCAAACCCGGGTATCAGTGTAAGCACAACCTTTTTTACTGGCAGGCGCGCCCATATCTAGGCTTAGGCCCGGGAGGCGCTTCCTTTTTAGAAAACAAGCGCTTTAAAAATCAGGAAAATCTTGTTGGGTATCTTGAGGCCTTGAGGCAGGAACATTTCCCTCCTCGTGATGAAGAAACTTTAGACGCCGAGGCCAGGTTTCGCGAAGCAGTGATCCTCAGTTTAAGGTTACTTAAAGGCATAAGTTTGTCGGAATTTAAAAGGCGCTTCGATTTTGATGTGCTTGATTACTATGGAGAAATTATTGAAAAGTTGGTAAGAAATGGACTTTTAATTTTAGAAAAGGATAGACTGCGTCTTAGCCGAAAAGGACTTTTATTATCAAACTTAGTTTTCCGGGAGCTGGTATAG
- a CDS encoding hydantoinase B/oxoprolinase family protein has protein sequence MREEIEITIFNSLLSAIAEEMGIVLQKSSFSANIKERRDFSCAIFDGKGRLIAQAAHIPVHLGAMPHTLAAVRETLTLNPGDVAITNDPYAGGTHLPDITLIKPVYHGEEIAFYLTVRAHHADVGGKAPGSMPLATHIEEEGVLIRPQKLIKTGELNETFFRDFLRKVRNPAEREGDLRAQIAALHRGELRLKELISRYGLSFLKERLAMLLNHSEIYMRTLIQEIPDGSYYFEDFLDDDGLNKEPIPIKVRVNIKGEKAIIDFKGSAHQVATGLNAVYAVTCAAVYYVFFALARGNIPQNQGAFEPLEVITEPETVVDARYPAPVAAGNVETSQRIVDTILGALAQAIPEEIPAASCGSMNNFAFGTEDFSYYETIGGGMGARPGKPGLSGVHTHMTNTLNTPIEALEREFPVLVERYGLRARSGGTGKFRGGDGLIRRFRFLKPLTVTILSERRRLAPYGLYGGKPGRRGQNILEKEGRKRKLPGKVTLKVAPGDVIEIRTPGGGGWG, from the coding sequence ATGCGTGAAGAAATAGAAATCACTATATTCAATTCCTTGCTTTCAGCCATTGCTGAAGAGATGGGCATAGTGCTGCAAAAGTCGTCTTTCTCGGCCAATATCAAAGAGCGGCGGGACTTTTCCTGTGCCATTTTTGATGGAAAAGGCCGTCTTATCGCCCAGGCCGCTCATATACCCGTGCACCTTGGGGCCATGCCTCACACCCTAGCCGCGGTGCGGGAGACACTTACTTTGAATCCAGGAGATGTGGCTATTACCAACGACCCTTACGCTGGCGGCACCCATCTGCCAGACATCACCCTGATAAAACCGGTTTACCACGGAGAAGAAATAGCCTTCTATCTTACGGTCAGGGCCCATCACGCCGATGTAGGCGGAAAGGCCCCAGGCTCTATGCCGCTTGCCACTCACATTGAAGAAGAAGGTGTTCTCATTCGCCCGCAAAAACTCATCAAAACCGGAGAACTAAATGAAACTTTCTTTCGCGATTTCTTGAGGAAAGTGAGAAACCCGGCTGAACGTGAGGGCGATTTAAGGGCCCAGATCGCGGCCCTCCACCGCGGGGAGCTGCGTCTAAAAGAACTTATTTCCAGGTACGGCCTTTCTTTTCTTAAAGAACGGCTGGCCATGCTTCTCAATCACAGTGAGATTTACATGCGAACCCTAATTCAAGAAATTCCTGATGGTTCTTATTATTTTGAAGATTTTTTAGATGATGACGGACTCAATAAAGAACCCATTCCCATTAAAGTGCGGGTAAACATCAAAGGAGAGAAGGCCATTATTGATTTTAAAGGCAGCGCCCACCAGGTGGCCACGGGACTAAACGCTGTTTATGCGGTTACCTGTGCTGCAGTTTACTACGTATTTTTTGCCCTGGCGCGGGGAAATATTCCGCAAAACCAGGGGGCTTTTGAACCGTTAGAGGTTATTACCGAGCCAGAAACCGTGGTTGACGCCCGCTACCCTGCTCCAGTAGCTGCTGGAAACGTAGAAACTTCACAGCGAATCGTAGATACTATTTTAGGGGCCTTAGCCCAGGCCATACCTGAAGAAATACCCGCGGCTTCCTGTGGTAGCATGAACAACTTTGCCTTTGGTACTGAAGACTTTTCTTATTACGAGACCATAGGGGGAGGCATGGGCGCAAGGCCCGGGAAGCCAGGGCTTTCTGGCGTGCACACCCACATGACCAACACCTTAAATACCCCTATTGAAGCCCTTGAAAGGGAATTCCCCGTGCTGGTAGAAAGATATGGCCTGCGTGCTCGCTCCGGGGGGACAGGCAAATTTCGAGGCGGCGATGGCCTTATAAGGCGCTTTCGTTTTCTAAAGCCATTAACCGTGACTATTCTTTCGGAAAGGCGACGCCTGGCCCCTTATGGACTTTACGGAGGGAAGCCCGGCCGCCGTGGTCAGAACATCTTAGAAAAAGAAGGTCGCAAACGTAAGCTTCCTGGAAAAGTAACCCTTAAAGTTGCTCCTGGTGACGTAATAGAGATACGCACCCCTGGAGGAGGCGGTTGGGGATAG
- a CDS encoding ABC transporter has protein sequence MIRITGAKIHNLKSVSLELPKGVLICITGPSGSGKSSLAFDTICQEARRRYLAVLNLGQTERRATENPYLEAAGGLPPSVGLEQKVPQASPRSTVGTLTGILDYLRVLFTELGSIECKSCKNPVISQTLTEILDEIQNTLPLKTKFYVLAPLWQINPEGLRFLQAEGFQRLLIDGKVIDLTEENPPQKFSSCAILVDRLIMKEGVESRLEEAVRLALSLTRGVVWIKPLDKNQSELRFTRGECCPHCGTPLPEIRAEFFSFNHSLGACPHCQGTGETAEGLCPECKGKRLKAEALKVFLGSFNFADLAQSPLKELMEKLSSLKFEGLKARIFEGLFSEIKTRTSALIDLGLDDLNLFRPCNKLSLGELQRLRLAAFFGEKLSGCLYIFDEPGVGLSPMEKERLLFLLQGLIAQGNTVIIVEHDPFFITASQVVVEMGPGAGRHGGKILFVGSPEELISREDTPTGAFLSGKRRLFRRLRQTKETLKVGRFTIPKQVLLCLVGPSGTGKTSLLKELAEYEQAKLITPATPKGRESIVISYIEGLKILRELLASTKEARARGFKPAHFSFFTKEGRCPVCKGLGRYEIKIPHLSSLWAVCEECLGTKFRRDVLEVKFRGLNIHELLNLTVEEALSLLARVPKLCEKLTLLAEVGLGYLTLGQEINSLSGGERQRLRLSRLLLKGEKAQILLFDVPSIGLHFEDINKLLALFERLLDQGYTLVVADNHPAFALLADEIWEIKQGEIAFSGTPETWLKQKGPFARLFEKYLPLIERI, from the coding sequence GTGATACGCATTACCGGCGCTAAAATTCACAACTTAAAAAGTGTCTCTCTTGAGCTTCCCAAAGGAGTCCTAATCTGTATCACCGGGCCTTCTGGTTCGGGTAAATCAAGCTTAGCTTTTGATACCATCTGTCAGGAGGCGAGAAGACGCTATCTGGCTGTCCTCAACTTAGGCCAAACAGAAAGAAGGGCCACAGAAAATCCTTATCTTGAAGCGGCGGGAGGTCTTCCACCAAGTGTGGGGCTTGAACAAAAAGTCCCTCAGGCCTCACCCCGTTCAACTGTTGGCACTTTAACCGGCATACTTGATTATCTTCGTGTCCTTTTTACCGAACTCGGAAGCATTGAGTGTAAAAGCTGTAAAAATCCTGTTATCTCCCAAACACTTACCGAAATACTTGACGAAATCCAAAATACTCTGCCCCTTAAAACCAAGTTTTATGTCCTGGCCCCTTTATGGCAAATTAACCCAGAGGGTTTGCGTTTTTTGCAGGCTGAAGGCTTTCAGCGACTCTTAATAGACGGGAAAGTAATTGACCTCACTGAAGAAAATCCCCCTCAAAAATTTTCAAGTTGTGCCATTTTGGTTGACCGCCTGATAATGAAAGAAGGGGTTGAAAGCCGACTGGAAGAGGCCGTGCGACTAGCCCTTTCCCTAACCCGCGGAGTGGTATGGATTAAACCCCTTGATAAGAACCAGTCAGAGCTTCGTTTTACCCGGGGTGAATGTTGTCCACATTGTGGAACTCCATTACCGGAAATAAGAGCTGAATTTTTTTCTTTCAATCATTCCTTGGGAGCTTGTCCTCATTGCCAGGGCACAGGAGAAACGGCTGAAGGCCTTTGCCCCGAGTGTAAAGGGAAACGATTAAAAGCAGAAGCCCTGAAAGTTTTTCTCGGCTCCTTCAATTTTGCTGATCTGGCTCAAAGCCCTCTCAAAGAGTTGATGGAAAAACTTTCTTCTCTTAAGTTTGAAGGCTTAAAAGCCCGCATATTTGAAGGACTTTTTAGTGAAATTAAAACCCGCACAAGTGCCCTCATTGACCTTGGACTTGATGATTTAAATCTTTTTCGTCCTTGTAACAAACTTTCTTTAGGGGAACTACAGCGCTTGCGGCTTGCGGCCTTCTTTGGAGAGAAGCTTTCAGGCTGTCTCTACATATTTGATGAGCCTGGGGTTGGTCTCTCACCTATGGAAAAAGAACGCCTTCTCTTTCTCTTGCAGGGCCTCATTGCCCAGGGCAACACCGTTATCATAGTTGAGCATGACCCCTTTTTTATCACTGCTTCGCAGGTAGTGGTGGAAATGGGGCCAGGGGCCGGGCGGCACGGTGGAAAGATTCTTTTTGTGGGAAGCCCTGAAGAGCTCATTTCCCGAGAAGATACCCCTACCGGGGCCTTTCTTTCCGGCAAAAGGCGACTTTTTCGCCGCCTAAGACAGACTAAAGAGACACTTAAAGTTGGCCGCTTTACCATACCCAAACAAGTCTTGCTTTGTTTAGTGGGCCCTTCGGGGACAGGCAAAACTTCGTTGCTTAAAGAACTGGCTGAATACGAGCAGGCCAAACTCATCACACCCGCCACGCCCAAAGGGCGCGAAAGTATAGTTATAAGCTACATTGAAGGGTTAAAAATTTTACGCGAACTTTTGGCCTCTACTAAAGAAGCCCGGGCACGCGGTTTTAAACCGGCGCACTTTAGCTTTTTTACCAAAGAAGGGCGCTGCCCGGTATGTAAGGGCCTTGGCCGCTATGAGATAAAAATTCCACATCTTTCTTCTTTATGGGCGGTATGTGAAGAATGCCTGGGAACTAAGTTTAGACGAGACGTATTAGAGGTAAAATTTCGTGGGCTAAACATCCATGAATTATTAAATCTCACCGTAGAAGAAGCCCTTTCTCTTTTGGCGAGAGTCCCTAAACTTTGCGAGAAACTCACCCTTTTAGCGGAAGTTGGCCTGGGTTATTTGACTCTCGGTCAAGAAATAAACTCTCTTTCTGGCGGAGAACGTCAGCGCCTGAGGCTCTCCCGGCTACTTCTCAAAGGAGAAAAAGCCCAGATATTGTTATTCGATGTACCAAGCATCGGCCTACATTTTGAAGATATAAACAAGCTGCTGGCCCTCTTTGAGCGGCTGCTTGACCAGGGCTATACCCTGGTGGTAGCGGATAACCACCCGGCTTTTGCCCTTCTCGCTGACGAGATCTGGGAAATAAAACAAGGAGAAATAGCCTTTTCAGGAACACCTGAGACCTGGCTCAAACAAAAAGGCCCATTTGCCAGGCTGTTTGAAAAATATTTGCCTTTGATTGAGAGAATCTAA
- a CDS encoding paREP15 coiled-coil protein — translation MDIKEAVRSVFKEFMLPELEGIKQEQREIRTAIELISRRLDDVNIHLADQSRRIDEVRSELSARIDETNKRIDETNKRIDEVRSELTTKIDEVRTELTGRIDEVRCELSGKIDEVKSDLTSRIDSTNHRIDQLTFQVGKVAQELERLKREEKVMADVLDRLRYLEKRVIGE, via the coding sequence ATGGACATCAAAGAGGCTGTAAGAAGTGTTTTCAAAGAGTTTATGCTTCCTGAACTTGAGGGCATTAAACAGGAGCAAAGGGAAATAAGAACCGCCATTGAGCTGATCAGCAGACGCCTTGATGATGTAAATATCCACCTGGCCGACCAGAGCCGCCGTATTGACGAAGTACGCTCTGAACTTTCCGCCAGAATTGACGAGACCAACAAGCGTATTGATGAGACCAACAAGCGTATTGACGAAGTGCGGTCTGAGCTTACCACAAAAATTGACGAAGTTCGTACCGAGCTTACTGGAAGAATTGACGAAGTGCGATGTGAGCTTAGTGGTAAAATTGACGAAGTGAAGTCGGATCTTACTTCCCGTATAGACAGCACCAACCACCGCATTGACCAGCTTACTTTCCAAGTTGGCAAAGTGGCCCAGGAATTAGAACGCCTGAAGCGTGAAGAAAAGGTCATGGCTGACGTGTTAGACCGCCTGCGCTACTTGGAAAAACGCGTGATAGGCGAATAA
- a CDS encoding HD domain-containing protein has protein sequence MSHKLPTHLQICSLLLLIFLVGIVNEKLWKNLLKEAERLYEANGGSHRFDHVMRVLRLAEHLAKAEGADLDVVKVAALFHDIGRAEEKRTKGQVCHAAYGAEQVKKILARYKLPADFIEKVAEAIATHRFRSKVRPKTLEAKVLFDADKLDALGAVGIGRAFLFAGEVGARLHNPEVDLSKTESYSREDTAWREFKLKLSRIKDHLLTEEGRRLAEERYRFMEKFFERLHKEVAGEL, from the coding sequence TTGAGCCATAAACTTCCTACCCATTTGCAAATTTGTTCTCTCTTGTTACTAATCTTTTTAGTGGGAATCGTAAACGAAAAACTCTGGAAAAATTTGCTAAAGGAAGCTGAACGCCTTTACGAGGCAAACGGCGGAAGCCATCGGTTTGACCACGTAATGCGCGTTTTACGCCTGGCTGAACACCTGGCCAAGGCAGAAGGAGCAGACCTTGACGTGGTTAAAGTAGCCGCGCTTTTTCACGATATAGGCCGGGCTGAAGAAAAGCGCACCAAAGGCCAAGTGTGCCACGCCGCTTACGGGGCTGAACAGGTAAAGAAAATACTTGCCCGTTACAAATTGCCGGCTGATTTCATTGAAAAGGTAGCTGAGGCCATAGCCACCCATCGTTTTCGGAGCAAAGTGCGGCCTAAAACCCTTGAAGCCAAAGTCCTTTTTGATGCGGATAAACTTGATGCCCTGGGGGCCGTAGGCATTGGCCGGGCCTTTCTCTTTGCCGGGGAAGTGGGAGCAAGGCTCCATAACCCCGAAGTTGATCTTTCTAAGACCGAATCTTATTCCCGAGAAGATACGGCCTGGCGGGAATTCAAACTCAAGCTTTCTAGAATTAAAGACCACTTGCTTACTGAAGAAGGCCGTCGTCTGGCCGAAGAACGCTACCGTTTTATGGAAAAATTTTTTGAGCGTCTTCATAAAGAAGTAGCCGGAGAGCTTTAA
- a CDS encoding RNA methyltransferase: protein MQIRPRAQRTTAKMENIAVVLVETLYPENIGSAARACANFGVKDLIVVKPKSLDREKMQAMATKSGLPVLENIKIFENLEEALAPFNYVVGTTARLGRQRKVFETIREAAPDLVTLSQNNKIAILFGNERWGLTNEDLYHCHRVVTIPTTEAASLNVAQAVVIILYELFNQEVEVPFKKPKLATSAELEPMYRLLKETLEAIDYVPHDNVTLWMTTIRRFLSRLELTSQEVRIIQGFCRNLLWHLREKDKKTS from the coding sequence ATGCAAATTCGCCCACGAGCACAAAGAACTACCGCTAAAATGGAAAACATAGCGGTAGTTTTGGTAGAGACCTTATATCCTGAAAACATAGGCTCAGCCGCCAGGGCCTGTGCTAATTTTGGGGTAAAAGACCTCATAGTGGTAAAGCCTAAAAGTCTGGACCGGGAAAAGATGCAAGCCATGGCCACCAAAAGTGGCTTACCTGTTCTTGAAAACATAAAAATTTTTGAAAATCTGGAAGAAGCCCTGGCTCCCTTTAACTACGTTGTAGGTACTACCGCTCGCCTTGGCCGCCAGCGCAAGGTTTTTGAAACCATAAGAGAAGCAGCTCCTGACCTGGTTACTCTTTCTCAAAACAATAAAATCGCTATACTTTTCGGCAACGAACGCTGGGGTCTTACCAATGAAGACCTTTACCATTGCCACCGGGTGGTAACCATTCCTACTACTGAAGCGGCTTCTTTAAATGTAGCCCAAGCCGTGGTCATTATCCTTTATGAGCTTTTTAATCAGGAAGTAGAAGTTCCTTTTAAAAAGCCAAAGCTTGCTACCTCGGCTGAGCTTGAACCCATGTATCGCCTTTTGAAAGAAACCCTTGAGGCCATTGATTACGTGCCCCATGATAACGTTACCCTCTGGATGACTACTATAAGGCGGTTTCTTTCGCGTTTAGAATTAACTTCGCAGGAAGTGCGTATTATTCAGGGTTTTTGCCGCAACCTACTCTGGCATTTACGCGAAAAAGATAAAAAGACATCGTGA
- a CDS encoding flagellar brake protein, with amino-acid sequence MSWQYFDQGYERTTDKRIIEILLKDLKENAYWVQFATAGFRSGPTILVKVNKNRLFFDLPRPWRDDLKIARIIYQDGDKIHHSFKVRILGTDYEENLVITDVPKEYFRLERRRFYRVSTPDGSKATFEYKGKEYTGDVVDISACGTAIVLPKKETLAVGDLIENLVLNLNLSANKPYDQELRVAKARIAREVPRGPKKLYGIEFLFENEREREPFLRYTIRREIELRKP; translated from the coding sequence ATGAGCTGGCAGTATTTTGACCAGGGCTACGAACGCACTACAGACAAAAGAATTATAGAGATTTTGCTAAAAGATTTGAAAGAAAACGCCTACTGGGTGCAGTTTGCCACGGCGGGTTTCCGTTCTGGGCCGACTATTTTGGTTAAAGTTAACAAAAATAGACTCTTTTTTGACTTGCCTCGCCCCTGGCGCGATGACTTAAAAATAGCCAGGATTATCTATCAAGACGGCGATAAGATTCATCATTCCTTCAAAGTTAGGATATTGGGTACTGATTATGAAGAGAATCTGGTCATCACTGATGTTCCTAAAGAATACTTCCGTCTGGAGAGGCGCCGCTTTTATCGGGTAAGCACCCCTGACGGTTCTAAAGCTACTTTTGAATACAAAGGGAAGGAATATACCGGAGACGTGGTTGATATAAGTGCCTGTGGCACGGCCATTGTTCTTCCTAAGAAGGAAACCCTTGCTGTAGGTGATTTGATTGAAAATCTGGTTTTAAATTTGAACCTTTCGGCCAATAAGCCTTATGACCAGGAGCTACGGGTGGCCAAGGCCAGGATTGCCCGTGAAGTGCCTCGCGGACCTAAAAAACTTTACGGCATTGAATTTCTTTTTGAAAACGAAAGGGAAAGAGAACCCTTTTTGCGTTACACCATCCGCCGCGAAATAGAACTGAGAAAGCCCTAA